ttttttttaaatttatagttatataatttaattattataaagtatttttatcaaatttatttttaaaaattattatcttactaatttttctgaaaataaatcttaaaattcagaaaaattaatttttatggaaagaatatttttatcgACCGCcaatactaaataaaatttgatatttttcagtttattttttaaatttttattatattataaattaataatattaaattttgtattataAACACTCCAGTTTTTGAGAGAAATAACATCTGAAatgtttaattagttttatagtaTTTAACCTAACAAATAACAAAGACAAAAAATGAAGTGATTAAGCAAACTAAGaagtatttataattatttattcaaaaaagaactaaaagaaaaccaaGGCTACGCGTATTCAAGAAAAACAAgataatccaaaaataaatccACGTCATCAAGACCCTACCCTACAACTGCTGACATGTCAGCATCAGTAAATAaaacaacaatataataatgattaaaGAAAGTAAATTCTTGAAAATATTCAACACAGAGAAGCCTCCATTGGTTATAATAACCTCCCCTAGTCTTCCTGTTCCTTTATAAACAGCCAAGTCTTTCTCTtgccttctctctctctttctctctctttctacTAAATACAATCACTACCTACCTAACCTCCctgtacaaacaaaacaacacacccttttcctttcttgtaagATAAGCTCTCTAGAATCAGATCTCTTTCTTTTACCGGAAAACTcaaaaaactcatttttctctctttcttcttcgtCAAGAACAAAGAATGAGTTATTACAATCAGCAGCAGCCTCCTGTCGGTGTTCCTCCTCCTCAAGGTACAccgtttttaattaaatattttctggGTTTCTGTTTTCTTCAGATTTACTCAAATGGGTGTTTTCGTTTTCCGATTTGGTATCATGTTATTGAGTAAATAGGGTTTTTGCTCAAGGTATACACTTTTCGATAAAATGCTTTCTGggtttctcttttctttgattgttttttctttcaactggGTTTGCTGGCTTTGATATGGTATGCATGTTTTTGAATGATCGGGGATTAATTGGGTTTTCTTAGCTTGTGTAAAATTGGGGATTTTGATACGGTATTCCTGTAATTGAGTGATTACTTATCAATGGGTTTTGTTTAGTTTTTCTGTTGATTACATTGATTGATCGGATCTAGCACTAGATCTGATATAAATTGATTAAGATTTTGTTGGTTCTAATTGTTTTTGACTTTCATGGAATAATAGGTTATCCACCAGAAGGATACCCAAAAGACGCTTATCCACCACCAGGTTATCCACCACAAGGATACCCACAGGGTTACCCACCACCAGGATATCCTCCTCAAGGCGGTTATCCTCCTCAAGGTGGTTATCCTCCTCAGTATGCTCAGCCTCCTCCTCAACAAAACAGCAGTTCTGGTTGCTTGGAAGGATGGTATGCTTCTCGTTCTCTATTAAGTTTGGATTTTTATGTCATTTTATTACAAGTTCAGGGTTACTGTTTGATCATTCAGATCTGGGTTTGTTTGCTCGGTTGAAAGATTCTGTGCTATGAAAATACTTAATGTTTATCTGGTTTTGCTATAAAAATCGCCttatttttttgggttttggTCAAAGTTCCTGTGTTGCTCACCTCTATCCACATAGGGAACTGTGGAAGGGTATTTCGGTCATTTAGTTTGTTGCTAAAGCCGAGGTCAAGTTCATGGAAATATCAGATGTTCTTCTTGCATGTTGTGCACAAACACCGTGTTCATATAATTGTCAGAGATATGGTCCTCACTCAACTTGCTGGTCCTAAGTAAAATGTGTACTCTCATTGGATTTTTGGTAATCATAGTAAATGGCACTACTGTACCCATGATataatagtatttttaatCTGTATTAGGATCCTTGTTGCTTAGCATTTGCTCATACTACTATTATACCAAGTTTATACTTGAACATAAGCCATTGGTGTCAGGTCATTTGATTTTGTCTTTAGGTTTTCAAGCAAATACCAACTGTTTATTCTTCAACCTGTTGTCATCAAACACTAACTGAATAATTGGAATTGAGTTGGAAAAGCACTCAATGGTGTTTGTATTATTGCACTTAATCATGATAATGTGTTATGATTGGATgattattgatatattttttttcttgacacATGCAGTTTGGCTGCTCTGTGCTGTTGCTGCCTGCTAGATGCCTGTTTCCGATTATGAGAGGATTGTTTGGGGCTGATTCAACAGAAGTGTGATTTTAAAAAACTGAAAACTTTGATAGAGATTCTATGGGATTGTCCTTATTGCCATTGCTTTTAAATCTAGCCTGTCCAGCAGCTTTAGTCGTCttcttttgattatttttttctctctttttaatGTGTATCTTGCACAAATAATTGGAACCTTCTCTTTTTCAAATGGGATTCAGCATTTGGTACACATAATGTTATGTGCATATGTTATCTTCCTTTATGATTGTGTTGAATGTGATTTGAGTTTTTTAGGTGTTTGTAAATTCTGGAATGCTCTGATTTTTGATTTGTGAAAGTACAATGGCGCagctgttttcttttctaaatgaCAAATAAAAACTAGCTTTAGGACTAAGCTTTTGCTTAGTTGTTGTAAATAGGTTGTGGATGTGGGTGTCATCCTTTTGAAAAGCAGAAAGGCCAGTCAGAAAGGAATATTTGCCTTTCACATTATGTTATGAATGTGGCTGACGTTGGACTTCTGATCTGGCCTATGTGGATACCCTTTTTGTAGTCCTTCCTGTGAGGGTAAAGGTTTATGCTTTACTTGTAATTGTGCATTATTATTGTGGGAATATGACCactaaaatacaaaattcattacttataaattataatttggttattttatatt
The nucleotide sequence above comes from Ricinus communis isolate WT05 ecotype wild-type chromosome 6, ASM1957865v1, whole genome shotgun sequence. Encoded proteins:
- the LOC107262302 gene encoding cysteine-rich and transmembrane domain-containing protein WIH2-like — translated: MSYYNQQQPPVGVPPPQGYPPEGYPKDAYPPPGYPPQGYPQGYPPPGYPPQGGYPPQGGYPPQYAQPPPQQNSSSGCLEGCLAALCCCCLLDACFRL